A single genomic interval of Bacillus sp. es.036 harbors:
- a CDS encoding UDP-N-acetylmuramoyl-L-alanyl-D-glutamate--2,6-diaminopimelate ligase: MNRKAYFMETLLNGEYSGPSQQPITSVVYDSRDVEEGAAFVCISGEKMDGHLFIEQAIQLGAKTIVGTDHEKMATASALYREVSFLYVHDSRQALAELARVIYDFPSESLHTIGVTGTNGKTTVSSFTYNLLNHLSFRTGLIGTAGIWDDQQKTTFKQTVPTTPEAPDIHRVLDYFRASEMKAAVIESTSIAIEQKRLLGIYFDVAVHTNLTPEHLEFHGTMEAYKEAKLKLFDQAKRAVVNIDDPAMSGDIIERFQGQLITYSLSELGDIRADHIQTSINGTSFTLDAFNKTYNVEAPVIGEYNVANLLAAIATCYQIGFSIDEILSGIDHIQAPEGRFQVVDGAPFQIVLDYAHTPDALATVLEAVRHVPYRKLIVMITGIGLRNPEKRPMMAQVADGMADEIIVSVDQPGFADRQEVVNDVLKGFHQPSAPHIHSRLYREEAIHHAFDLAEPGDVVLLTGIGFGGYQIIGDERVPYSELAVIDDYFKNGSLEVQQIKEPC; this comes from the coding sequence ATGAACAGAAAAGCTTACTTCATGGAAACTCTTTTAAACGGTGAATATTCAGGACCTTCACAGCAACCAATTACGTCTGTGGTGTATGATTCTCGCGATGTCGAAGAGGGAGCTGCCTTCGTCTGTATTTCAGGTGAAAAGATGGACGGTCACCTTTTTATCGAGCAAGCCATTCAGCTTGGGGCAAAAACAATTGTAGGGACGGATCATGAGAAAATGGCGACAGCTTCGGCCCTTTATCGAGAAGTGAGCTTCCTCTATGTTCACGATAGTCGACAAGCGCTCGCTGAGCTTGCGAGAGTCATTTATGATTTTCCTTCCGAATCTCTCCATACGATTGGGGTCACTGGAACGAATGGAAAAACAACCGTTTCTTCTTTCACATACAATCTCTTAAATCATCTTTCTTTTCGAACGGGCTTGATTGGGACGGCTGGGATTTGGGATGATCAGCAGAAAACCACGTTTAAGCAAACCGTTCCGACTACGCCAGAAGCTCCGGATATTCATCGCGTGCTCGATTATTTCCGTGCGAGTGAAATGAAGGCAGCTGTCATTGAATCAACGTCCATTGCCATTGAACAGAAGCGTTTGTTAGGCATTTACTTTGATGTGGCCGTTCATACAAATTTAACTCCAGAACATTTAGAGTTTCACGGGACGATGGAAGCGTATAAAGAAGCGAAGTTAAAATTGTTTGATCAAGCGAAACGAGCGGTGGTAAATATCGACGATCCAGCCATGTCAGGGGACATCATTGAGCGTTTTCAAGGGCAACTTATCACCTATAGTTTGTCGGAGTTAGGTGACATACGTGCCGATCATATTCAAACTTCCATTAACGGAACATCTTTTACACTAGATGCGTTTAACAAAACGTACAACGTGGAGGCACCAGTTATTGGAGAGTACAATGTGGCGAATCTTCTTGCGGCGATCGCTACGTGCTATCAAATCGGGTTTTCAATTGATGAAATTCTGTCTGGGATTGATCATATCCAGGCACCTGAAGGCCGTTTTCAAGTGGTTGACGGGGCACCATTTCAAATTGTTCTCGACTACGCTCATACGCCAGATGCGCTCGCAACCGTTCTTGAAGCCGTTCGTCACGTACCGTACAGGAAACTGATCGTGATGATTACCGGCATTGGGCTACGTAACCCTGAAAAGCGTCCGATGATGGCTCAGGTTGCAGATGGCATGGCAGATGAAATCATCGTCAGCGTGGATCAACCAGGATTCGCCGATCGACAAGAAGTAGTAAATGACGTTCTGAAAGGGTTCCACCAGCCATCTGCTCCACATATTCACTCAAGGCTTTACCGAGAGGAAGCCATTCATCACGCCTTTGATCTAGCTGAGCCAGGAGACGTCGTGCTCTTAACCGGCATTGGCTTTGGAGGCTACCAGATCATAGGAGATGAGCGCGTTCCTTATTCAGAATTAGCGGTCATTGACGATTATTTTAAAAATGGTTCGTTAGAGGTTCAGCAAATAAAAGAACCGTGTTAA